A genomic window from Leptolyngbya sp. BL0902 includes:
- a CDS encoding MSMEG_0565 family glycosyltransferase: MKISLLTYSTKPRGSVVHTWELATALHHLGHQVAVYALDKDGQDIERVLPCPLHRIPASPAPADIDGLISQRIQEFVTGLARADHTYDIYHAQDCIGANALVTLRQQGLVPHVVRTVHHVEDYASAYLRQCQDTSIYQADLCLCVSDRWQQALANDYHLSAVRVVNGVDQQRFTNQPQSRDADIKNTYGLTGSPIYLTVGGIEPRKNSLRLLEAFSQVRHHHPQAQLVIAGGATLFDYQTYRDQFFQRVTDLGLTVGADLILPGVVPDAVLPGLYRSADVFCFPSIKEGWGLVVMEAIAAGLPVIVANEPPFTEFLTPQQALFVTPTAVSDIAKAMITAADPSQAQGFIHHSRAILPQYTWQASAQQHVLAYQRLISGAAAIPERLVPAPAEPFDPQAGP; this comes from the coding sequence ATGAAAATTTCCCTACTGACCTATTCCACCAAACCCCGAGGGAGTGTCGTTCATACCTGGGAATTGGCCACGGCGCTGCATCATCTCGGCCATCAGGTGGCTGTTTACGCTCTGGATAAAGACGGTCAGGACATCGAGCGCGTCTTACCCTGTCCCCTGCACCGGATTCCGGCTAGTCCAGCCCCTGCTGATATCGATGGCCTCATTTCCCAGAGAATTCAAGAATTTGTAACGGGGCTGGCTAGGGCAGACCACACCTACGACATCTACCATGCCCAGGATTGTATTGGGGCAAATGCTCTGGTAACGCTGCGGCAGCAAGGGCTGGTTCCCCACGTGGTGCGCACGGTTCACCACGTAGAAGACTATGCCAGCGCCTATTTGCGGCAGTGTCAGGATACCTCGATCTATCAGGCGGATTTGTGCCTATGCGTCAGTGATCGCTGGCAACAGGCCTTAGCGAATGACTATCATCTCTCTGCGGTGCGAGTGGTCAATGGCGTTGACCAGCAGCGATTTACCAACCAGCCCCAGAGCAGAGATGCCGATATTAAAAACACCTATGGCTTAACGGGTTCTCCTATTTATCTAACCGTGGGGGGAATTGAGCCCCGCAAAAATTCCCTGCGATTACTCGAGGCTTTTTCCCAAGTTCGGCACCACCATCCCCAGGCCCAGTTGGTGATTGCCGGAGGAGCAACCTTGTTTGATTACCAGACCTATCGAGATCAGTTTTTCCAGCGAGTAACCGACCTTGGGCTGACCGTGGGTGCCGACTTAATTTTGCCTGGGGTTGTCCCTGATGCCGTGCTACCAGGGCTATACCGTAGTGCCGATGTGTTTTGTTTTCCCTCCATTAAGGAAGGGTGGGGATTGGTGGTGATGGAGGCCATTGCTGCTGGACTTCCGGTCATTGTCGCGAACGAGCCACCGTTTACAGAATTTCTAACGCCCCAGCAGGCTCTTTTTGTGACGCCTACCGCTGTCTCCGACATCGCGAAGGCGATGATAACGGCAGCAGACCCAAGTCAGGCCCAAGGCTTCATCCACCACAGCCGTGCGATTTTGCCCCAATATACCTGGCAGGCTTCAGCCCAGCAGCATGTCCTGGCCTATCAGCGTTTGATATCGGGGGCGGCGGCTATTCCAGAAAGGCTAGTACCCGCACCTGCGGAGCCTTTTGATCCTCAGGCTGGGCCATAA
- a CDS encoding MSMEG_0570 family nitrogen starvation response protein, translating to MPEIRFQIQWPDGSQEICYSPSLVVKDYFTTGESYALEDFLDRSRTALQTASQRVQAKYGFPCSLALGQLEHLESQSTRFMAQPEDQKAPQVRVLAFLE from the coding sequence ATGCCTGAAATACGCTTTCAAATTCAGTGGCCCGATGGTTCCCAGGAAATCTGCTACTCTCCCTCGTTAGTGGTCAAAGACTACTTCACAACGGGAGAAAGCTACGCCCTTGAGGACTTTCTGGATCGATCTCGCACCGCCCTGCAAACGGCGAGTCAGCGGGTACAGGCCAAATATGGCTTTCCCTGTAGTTTGGCCCTGGGGCAGTTGGAGCATCTAGAATCCCAATCAACTCGGTTTATGGCCCAGCCTGAGGATCAAAAGGCTCCGCAGGTGCGGGTACTAGCCTTTCTGGAATAG
- a CDS encoding MSMEG_0567/Sll0786 family nitrogen starvation N-acetyltransferase, which translates to MSLPRYTFELAQTPQDVSAYFQLRRAIFCEEQGLFSEDDRDELDNIAYPIIAVEQDILAGRQVVGIVRIYEAEHRLWYGGRLGVHPRYRRVGRIGKGLIQKAVTTAHGWGCDRFLATVQRQNVRFFQRLHWTSLQEIDICGHPHHLMEADLAFYPPGNEVRRVMAERGLQVS; encoded by the coding sequence ATGTCTTTACCTCGATATACCTTTGAATTAGCCCAGACCCCCCAGGATGTCAGCGCCTATTTCCAGCTTCGGCGGGCCATTTTCTGCGAGGAGCAGGGGCTTTTCTCCGAAGACGATAGGGATGAACTGGACAATATCGCCTATCCCATCATTGCCGTGGAGCAGGATATTTTGGCAGGGCGGCAGGTGGTGGGCATCGTGCGCATCTACGAGGCGGAGCATCGCCTTTGGTATGGCGGACGGCTTGGGGTTCATCCTCGCTATCGGCGCGTTGGGCGCATTGGCAAAGGCTTAATTCAGAAGGCCGTAACAACGGCCCACGGCTGGGGTTGCGATCGCTTCTTGGCCACGGTACAAAGGCAAAATGTAAGATTCTTTCAGCGGCTGCACTGGACATCGCTCCAAGAGATCGACATCTGCGGCCATCCCCACCATTTGATGGAAGCGGATTTGGCCTTCTATCCCCCCGGCAACGAAGTCCGACGAGTCATGGCTGAGCGTGGACTGCAAGTGTCCTAG
- a CDS encoding MSMEG_0568 family radical SAM protein produces the protein MNPKHLLTELQTRGLQIVDESMGAQGRRGGAGPSDHKAVTIDGRTIMVPIYTGTAASSPYGVANSEETHQAILTYEDQPVATVEFPHQPRFYSLTTADGVPYWKIALLHSKDVLATTVLQTCMRYRDASTACQFCAIEKSLDQGRTLARKTPEQLAEVAEAAVRLDGVQHMIMTTGTPNTPDRGAAYLAECARAIKQRVNLPIQAQCEPPADFGWFETMRQAGIDSLGMHLEAADPAVRARIMPGKAEVPLSVYFEAFEAAVQVFGWGQVTTYLLAGLGDSLETLISTSERLIAMGVYPFIVPFVPITDTPLAQHPAPSAAFMTAVYEQVGQRLKQAGMTAAAMKAGCAKCGACSALAAFE, from the coding sequence ATGAATCCAAAACATCTCCTAACGGAATTGCAGACCCGTGGGTTGCAGATTGTCGATGAATCGATGGGGGCCCAAGGCCGACGGGGGGGCGCTGGCCCCTCCGACCATAAAGCCGTAACCATTGATGGTCGCACCATCATGGTGCCGATCTACACCGGAACCGCCGCTAGTTCGCCCTACGGGGTTGCCAATTCAGAGGAGACCCATCAGGCCATCTTGACCTATGAGGATCAGCCCGTTGCCACCGTTGAGTTTCCCCACCAGCCCCGGTTTTATAGCTTAACCACAGCGGATGGGGTGCCCTACTGGAAAATCGCCCTGCTCCACAGCAAGGATGTTTTGGCAACAACGGTGCTGCAAACCTGTATGCGCTATCGGGACGCCTCCACGGCTTGCCAGTTTTGTGCCATTGAAAAATCCCTGGATCAGGGGCGTACCCTAGCGCGTAAAACCCCGGAACAGTTGGCGGAAGTGGCCGAGGCCGCCGTGCGGTTAGACGGTGTGCAACACATGATCATGACCACCGGAACGCCCAATACACCGGATCGAGGAGCCGCTTACCTAGCCGAATGTGCGCGAGCCATCAAGCAACGGGTGAATCTGCCCATCCAGGCCCAGTGCGAGCCTCCGGCAGATTTTGGCTGGTTTGAGACCATGCGACAGGCAGGCATTGACAGCCTTGGGATGCACCTAGAAGCGGCAGATCCAGCGGTACGGGCTCGCATTATGCCCGGTAAGGCCGAGGTGCCTCTGTCGGTGTACTTTGAGGCTTTTGAGGCGGCGGTGCAGGTGTTTGGGTGGGGGCAGGTGACGACCTACCTGCTGGCGGGGCTAGGGGATTCCCTCGAAACTCTGATCTCCACCTCGGAACGGCTGATTGCGATGGGGGTATATCCGTTTATCGTGCCCTTTGTGCCCATTACCGACACGCCCCTAGCCCAGCATCCGGCCCCCAGTGCGGCGTTTATGACGGCGGTGTATGAACAGGTGGGCCAGCGTCTGAAGCAGGCCGGGATGACGGCAGCGGCCATGAAGGCGGGCTGTGCCAAATGTGGAGCCTGTTCGGCCCTAGCGGCGTTTGAGTAG
- a CDS encoding Nit6803 family nitrilase — protein sequence MDYSQVVRAAAVQISPVLHSREGTTEKVLDAIAAAAKDGVNLIVFPETFVPYYPYFSFVTPPVLMGKPHMTLYEEAVTVPGPVVDAVSRAARSYSMVIVLGVTERDAGSLYNTQLVFDADGQLALKRRKITPTYHERMVWGQGDGTGLTVADTQVGRLGSLACWEHYNPLARFALMAQHEQIHCGQFPGSMVGQIFSDQMEVTMRHHALESGCFVVNATGWLTAEQKAQITPDTALHKALSGGCYTAIISPEGVPLADPIVEGEGMVVADLDFSLITKRKRMMDAVGHYARPDLLKLRLNQAPWSLLETGSPEPDRDPMVSPASPPQAAETELSL from the coding sequence ATGGATTACAGTCAGGTTGTTCGGGCGGCGGCGGTTCAAATTAGCCCCGTGCTGCACAGTCGTGAGGGAACCACAGAAAAGGTTTTAGACGCCATTGCAGCGGCGGCCAAGGACGGGGTGAATCTCATTGTCTTCCCGGAAACCTTTGTCCCTTACTACCCCTATTTCTCCTTTGTAACGCCCCCCGTTTTGATGGGTAAGCCCCACATGACCCTCTACGAGGAGGCCGTAACCGTGCCGGGGCCAGTGGTGGATGCGGTGTCGCGGGCCGCTCGCTCCTACAGCATGGTCATCGTCCTGGGAGTTACAGAACGGGATGCGGGTTCGCTTTACAACACTCAACTAGTGTTTGATGCGGATGGCCAGCTTGCCCTGAAACGGCGCAAGATCACGCCGACCTATCACGAACGCATGGTCTGGGGGCAAGGGGATGGGACGGGTTTGACGGTTGCGGATACCCAGGTGGGTCGTTTGGGCAGTCTAGCCTGTTGGGAGCACTACAATCCCTTGGCCCGCTTTGCCTTGATGGCCCAGCACGAGCAAATCCATTGTGGGCAGTTTCCGGGGTCGATGGTGGGTCAAATCTTTAGTGACCAAATGGAAGTGACCATGCGCCACCATGCCCTAGAGTCCGGCTGTTTTGTGGTGAATGCGACGGGCTGGCTAACGGCGGAACAAAAGGCGCAGATTACGCCAGATACGGCGCTGCACAAGGCGCTCAGTGGTGGTTGCTACACCGCCATTATTAGCCCTGAGGGGGTGCCCTTGGCCGACCCTATTGTTGAGGGCGAGGGCATGGTAGTTGCCGATCTCGACTTTTCCCTGATCACGAAGCGCAAGCGCATGATGGATGCCGTGGGCCACTATGCCCGTCCAGATTTGCTGAAGCTGCGGCTGAATCAAGCGCCCTGGTCGCTGCTGGAAACGGGGTCGCCGGAGCCAGATCGTGATCCGATGGTCTCTCCTGCTTCCCCCCCGCAGGCGGCTGAGACCGAACTATCTCTCTGA
- a CDS encoding MSMEG_0572/Sll0783 family nitrogen starvation response protein codes for MPEVTAPAHKAGDFLVDYEEKVFPDVQADPGEKALVTFHTVAFEGSIGLVNLLQATRLIRKGFETSVLLYGPGVTLGLQRGFPKLGDEAFPGHQAMNNQLIKIMEEGGKIYACRFALQALYGHGEPSLIPGIRPINPLDVMDLILMHRKEGAFILNTWTL; via the coding sequence ATGCCTGAGGTTACTGCTCCTGCCCACAAGGCTGGCGATTTTTTGGTGGACTACGAAGAAAAAGTGTTTCCGGATGTCCAAGCCGATCCGGGAGAAAAAGCCCTCGTTACCTTTCATACGGTAGCCTTTGAGGGGTCGATTGGCCTAGTGAATTTGTTGCAGGCCACTCGCCTAATTCGGAAGGGATTTGAGACATCTGTTCTGCTCTATGGGCCTGGGGTAACGCTGGGGCTACAGCGTGGTTTTCCCAAGTTGGGAGACGAAGCTTTTCCTGGGCACCAAGCCATGAATAATCAGTTGATTAAAATCATGGAAGAGGGGGGCAAAATTTACGCCTGTCGATTTGCCTTGCAAGCCCTCTATGGTCATGGCGAACCCTCTTTGATTCCGGGTATTCGGCCCATTAATCCTCTTGATGTAATGGATTTAATCCTTATGCATCGCAAAGAAGGAGCCTTTATCCTCAATACCTGGACGCTCTAG